A stretch of [Clostridium] innocuum DNA encodes these proteins:
- a CDS encoding MobA/MobL family protein: MFPIDFCHIPISIIKRSAGRSAVAAAAYRSGTKLTNEWDGMTHDYTRKGGIVHAEIMLPAYAPPEFADRSILWNSVEQIEKARDSQLAREIEAALPRELSREQQLALVRSYVKDNFVDKGMCADFAIHDKGTGNPHVHIMLTLRPLKENGQWGAKCRKAYDLDENGQRIPDGKGGWKNHREDTTDWNDKGNVEIWRAAWAAYTNRALESAGRPERIDHRSYKRQGIDKIPSVHLGPAASQMEKRGIRTDKGEVNRQIAADNKLLKEIKARITRLYLWSKDEAEKPQTQQSSLIALWEAQQQLNAPRTRTGKIRALQESAALFSFLQANGIQSMQQLHEKIADMNSCYYDLRGKIVKAERRIAILTERGEMWEQYNQYKSIHKQLAKVKPEKREQFEQRHSRELILYDAAARYLKELKDSGEAITPKAWQWEIDQLTAGKQTDTLAMKSMREDLKAVERLRKTAEQLSRQERDKSHDRGPER, encoded by the coding sequence GTGTTCCCCATAGATTTCTGTCATATCCCCATCAGTATCATCAAGCGCAGCGCAGGCCGTTCTGCTGTTGCCGCAGCTGCTTACCGCAGCGGAACCAAGCTGACAAATGAATGGGACGGCATGACCCACGACTACACCCGGAAAGGCGGCATTGTTCATGCGGAGATCATGCTGCCTGCTTACGCCCCGCCGGAATTTGCAGACCGTTCTATCCTCTGGAACAGCGTGGAGCAAATCGAGAAGGCAAGGGACAGCCAGCTTGCCCGCGAGATTGAGGCAGCTCTGCCCCGCGAACTGTCCAGAGAACAGCAGCTTGCCCTTGTCCGGTCCTATGTGAAGGACAACTTTGTGGACAAGGGGATGTGCGCCGATTTTGCTATCCATGACAAGGGAACCGGCAACCCTCATGTCCATATCATGCTGACGCTCCGGCCTCTGAAAGAAAATGGACAGTGGGGCGCAAAGTGCCGCAAGGCATACGATCTGGACGAGAATGGACAGCGTATCCCGGATGGGAAAGGCGGCTGGAAAAATCATCGTGAGGATACAACCGATTGGAACGATAAAGGAAATGTGGAGATTTGGCGGGCAGCGTGGGCAGCCTACACCAACCGGGCGCTGGAATCTGCCGGTAGACCGGAGCGCATTGACCACCGCAGCTACAAGCGGCAGGGCATTGATAAAATCCCCTCTGTCCATCTGGGGCCAGCCGCCAGCCAAATGGAAAAGCGCGGCATCCGCACCGACAAGGGCGAAGTAAACCGGCAGATCGCCGCCGACAACAAGCTGCTGAAAGAAATCAAAGCCCGCATTACCCGTCTTTATCTCTGGTCGAAAGACGAAGCGGAAAAACCACAAACGCAGCAAAGCAGCTTGATCGCCTTGTGGGAAGCCCAACAGCAGTTGAACGCTCCCCGCACCCGCACCGGCAAAATCCGGGCTTTGCAAGAAAGCGCTGCACTATTCAGCTTTTTGCAGGCAAACGGCATCCAGTCTATGCAGCAGCTTCATGAAAAAATCGCTGATATGAACAGCTGTTACTATGACCTGCGGGGAAAGATCGTCAAGGCTGAGCGCCGGATCGCCATTCTTACCGAACGCGGGGAGATGTGGGAACAGTACAACCAGTACAAGTCCATCCACAAGCAGCTTGCCAAAGTAAAGCCGGAAAAACGGGAACAGTTTGAACAGCGCCACAGCCGGGAACTGATTCTGTATGACGCAGCGGCCCGGTATCTGAAAGAACTGAAAGACAGCGGCGAGGCAATCACCCCGAAGGCATGGCAGTGGGAGATCGACCAGCTGACCGCCGGAAAGCAGACGGACACGCTTGCCATGAAATCCATGAGGGAGGATTTGAAAGCAGTGGAACGGCTCCGCAAAACCGCCGAGCAGCTGTCCCGACAGGAAAGGGACAAGTCTCACGACCGTGGGCCGGAGCGGTAA
- a CDS encoding replication protein has translation MSDNRKYYYLKLKENYFDDDSIVLLESMQDGVLYSNILLKLYLKSLKHGGRLQLDEDIPYTAQMIATITRQQIGTVERALQIFLKLGLVEVLDSGTFYMSNIELLIGQSSTEAERKRAARLQNKALSAPRTNGGHLSDIRPPEIEIELEKEIEIKREIEKGRSARAYGRYQNVFLTDEELADLQVSFPAVWGQYIEKLSEYMASTGKRYQSHAATIRRWAGEDAKKAAPPTRNRDYSVKEDETV, from the coding sequence ATGTCAGACAACCGAAAATATTATTACCTGAAACTCAAAGAAAACTATTTTGACGATGATTCCATCGTGCTGCTGGAAAGTATGCAGGATGGTGTGCTGTATTCCAACATTCTGCTCAAGCTGTATCTGAAATCGCTGAAACATGGTGGACGGCTTCAACTTGACGAGGACATTCCTTACACGGCGCAGATGATCGCCACCATTACCCGCCAGCAGATCGGCACTGTGGAGAGAGCCTTGCAGATCTTTTTGAAGCTGGGTCTTGTGGAAGTGCTGGACAGCGGCACATTCTACATGAGCAACATCGAACTTTTAATCGGCCAGTCCTCTACCGAGGCCGAGCGAAAGCGGGCTGCAAGGCTTCAAAATAAGGCTCTTTCTGCGCCCCGGACAAACGGCGGACATTTGTCCGACATTCGTCCACCAGAGATAGAGATAGAGTTAGAGAAAGAGATAGAGATAAAGAGAGAGATAGAGAAGGGACGCTCCGCCCGCGCCTATGGCCGTTACCAGAATGTTTTCCTGACGGACGAGGAACTGGCAGACTTGCAGGTCAGCTTTCCTGCTGTATGGGGCCAGTACATCGAAAAGCTGTCCGAATACATGGCCTCTACCGGTAAGCGGTATCAGAGCCATGCCGCCACCATCCGGCGCTGGGCCGGTGAAGACGCGAAAAAGGCGGCCCCGCCCACCCGCAACCGGGATTACAGCGTAAAGGAGGATGAAACCGTATGA
- a CDS encoding single-stranded DNA-binding protein codes for MKQEMININANLVAEPTFSSFDKEGETVEVANFTLVKKYGKGKEYINCAAYGEKAEKVKAFEKGDLIHIFGYFKKREKDGKTYKNFVVKSYNKIETKEKNEEE; via the coding sequence ATGAAGCAAGAAATGATTAACATCAATGCCAACTTAGTTGCAGAACCAACTTTTTCAAGTTTTGACAAAGAGGGAGAAACTGTTGAGGTTGCAAACTTCACGCTTGTAAAAAAGTATGGGAAAGGTAAGGAGTATATCAACTGTGCAGCCTATGGAGAAAAAGCGGAGAAAGTAAAAGCCTTTGAAAAAGGCGATTTAATCCATATTTTCGGTTACTTTAAGAAGCGTGAAAAAGACGGAAAGACTTACAAAAACTTTGTTGTGAAGTCATATAACAAGATTGAAACGAAAGAAAAAAACGAGGAGGAATAA
- a CDS encoding type II toxin-antitoxin system RelB/DinJ family antitoxin: MAGNTTNISIRMDADLKAQADALFTELGMNLTTAFNIFVRQSLREGGIPFEVRLEQPNKETVAAMLEAERIAKDPSVKGYNDLDELFADLKR; encoded by the coding sequence ATGGCTGGAAATACCACAAACATCAGTATCCGCATGGACGCAGATTTGAAAGCACAGGCGGACGCACTGTTTACTGAACTTGGCATGAACCTGACTACGGCGTTTAACATCTTTGTGCGCCAGTCGCTTCGTGAAGGCGGCATTCCCTTTGAAGTAAGGCTGGAACAGCCGAACAAAGAAACGGTTGCTGCCATGCTGGAAGCGGAAAGGATTGCAAAAGACCCGTCTGTAAAGGGCTACAATGACCTTGACGAGTTGTTTGCTGACCTGAAAAGATGA
- a CDS encoding RNA polymerase subunit sigma-24 — protein MKTINLRWMYPHYRHDEFVDVTDEVWAAMYQAKREMENYERRKVYHRAYYSLDAYSWLENYALEHSRSPEDILLEREEMTTRLYLIAALPVALAHATPTQARRVHAYYIAGIKQPEIARREGIHSSKVSVAIHRGLRNMRRCYDGLFQTE, from the coding sequence ATGAAAACAATCAATCTGCGGTGGATGTATCCCCACTACCGGCATGACGAGTTTGTGGATGTTACGGACGAGGTATGGGCAGCGATGTATCAGGCCAAGCGGGAGATGGAGAACTATGAGCGTCGGAAAGTCTACCACCGCGCCTACTACTCTCTGGACGCATACAGCTGGCTGGAAAATTACGCACTGGAACACAGCAGATCGCCGGAAGATATTTTGCTGGAACGAGAAGAAATGACCACCCGCCTATACCTGATTGCAGCTCTGCCGGTGGCTCTGGCTCATGCCACTCCGACACAGGCCCGCCGTGTTCACGCCTACTACATTGCTGGTATCAAGCAGCCGGAAATCGCCCGGAGAGAGGGTATCCATAGCAGTAAGGTCAGCGTTGCCATCCACCGGGGGCTGCGGAATATGCGCCGCTGCTATGATGGCCTTTTCCAAACAGAGTGA
- a CDS encoding conjugal transfer protein, whose product MNKRKTVFIVIIGAGIMAVMDRIRLHSKVEDLEERIKDIGRCHNDFCLMQERYNRSTDEQIASIQEEIGSVYEHIEELSKVKEDGR is encoded by the coding sequence ATGAATAAAAGAAAAACAGTATTTATAGTAATAATCGGAGCCGGTATTATGGCGGTGATGGATAGAATCAGGCTTCACAGTAAGGTAGAGGACTTGGAAGAAAGAATAAAAGACATCGGTCGCTGCCATAATGATTTTTGCTTAATGCAGGAAAGATATAACAGAAGTACAGATGAACAGATTGCAAGTATTCAGGAAGAAATCGGCTCCGTATATGAGCATATAGAAGAACTTTCAAAGGTAAAAGAAGATGGGAGGTAA
- a CDS encoding DUF3847 domain-containing protein, producing MNEKITAHPQKEEREKVLKEIRQLENRKKILENKQRNEERRVRTRRLIERGAVLEGIFPLAPDLSGAEVKAFLITLSHLPGAAELTANLPKSGDTP from the coding sequence ATGAACGAAAAAATTACAGCCCACCCCCAAAAAGAAGAACGGGAGAAAGTCCTGAAGGAGATTCGGCAGCTTGAAAACCGAAAGAAGATTTTGGAGAACAAGCAGCGGAACGAAGAACGCAGGGTTCGCACCCGCCGCCTGATTGAGCGTGGAGCCGTTTTGGAGGGGATTTTCCCGTTGGCTCCCGACCTTTCCGGCGCGGAGGTCAAAGCATTTCTGATTACCCTGTCCCATCTTCCGGGGGCTGCGGAATTGACTGCAAACCTGCCAAAATCCGGGGACACGCCATAA
- a CDS encoding sigma-70 family RNA polymerase sigma factor codes for MQTINLKQYYPFCKEDIFVEVSDEIVEAFLLDKRAEAARDRKMFRYKAFYSLDCNDGIENAAIGWAQPSPEDYLIEKEELAEYEELIRRLYEAISFLPPMQARRVHARYMLGMKVKDIAAMEGITPSQAGKSIHAALRRLRRYFARQKWTVNL; via the coding sequence ATGCAGACCATCAATCTCAAACAATATTATCCATTTTGCAAAGAGGACATTTTTGTGGAGGTGTCCGATGAGATCGTCGAAGCGTTTCTTCTGGACAAGAGAGCCGAGGCCGCCAGAGATCGCAAGATGTTCCGGTATAAGGCGTTTTATTCCCTCGATTGTAACGATGGAATCGAAAATGCCGCCATCGGCTGGGCGCAGCCATCGCCGGAGGACTACCTGATAGAAAAAGAAGAATTAGCCGAATACGAAGAACTGATACGGCGATTGTATGAAGCCATTTCTTTCCTGCCGCCTATGCAGGCTCGCCGTGTCCATGCCCGCTATATGCTGGGTATGAAAGTGAAAGATATTGCCGCAATGGAGGGTATCACGCCATCACAGGCGGGAAAATCCATCCATGCCGCACTGCGGAGGCTGCGCCGGTACTTTGCTCGACAGAAATGGACGGTCAATCTATGA
- a CDS encoding PrgI family protein yields MAYVPIPKDLKKVKTKVAFNLTKRQLIGFTIAGLIGIPIYLFMRKVVPNDIAVIFLIVSTLPIFFITLFEKDGLSFEKYFKYIYFHKFYQPQKRVRKEVYLERQKKDSATKVRAKQKEFKKSKTGLKAK; encoded by the coding sequence ATGGCATATGTACCTATCCCAAAAGACTTAAAGAAGGTAAAAACAAAGGTAGCATTTAACCTGACGAAAAGACAGCTTATCGGTTTTACGATTGCAGGACTTATTGGAATACCAATCTATTTATTTATGCGAAAGGTCGTTCCAAATGATATAGCAGTCATCTTTCTCATTGTGTCCACTCTCCCTATATTTTTCATCACTCTTTTTGAAAAGGACGGACTTAGCTTTGAGAAATATTTTAAGTATATTTACTTTCATAAGTTTTATCAGCCACAGAAAAGAGTGAGAAAGGAGGTTTACCTTGAAAGGCAAAAGAAAGATTCAGCAACTAAAGTTAGAGCAAAACAAAAAGAATTTAAGAAGTCAAAAACAGGACTTAAAGCAAAATAA
- a CDS encoding ATP-binding protein, with amino-acid sequence MMEITAEIRALIDKEAVGMELAGDEYIDPADGLIHCKKCGGQRQTVVPCFGKSGYFMPRCICQCQREAEEQRKAAEERQRRMERIKRRKAQGLQDRYLYDYTFANDNGENPLMDKARAYVENWKEAYKSNIGLLLFGDVGTGKSFFAGCIANALLDQDVPVLMTNFPTILNRLTGMFSEDRADFIASFDEYDLLIIDDLGVERSTEYAMEQMFFVIDSRYRSRRPMIITTNLKLSELKTPPDLAHARIYDRILERCAPILFDGKNFREENAGATRQTAKDIVNSKHD; translated from the coding sequence ATGATGGAGATTACCGCAGAAATCCGGGCGCTGATCGACAAGGAAGCCGTCGGTATGGAACTGGCCGGGGACGAGTACATAGACCCGGCAGACGGCCTCATTCACTGTAAGAAATGCGGCGGCCAGAGGCAGACCGTTGTGCCATGCTTCGGGAAATCCGGCTACTTTATGCCGCGCTGCATCTGCCAGTGCCAGCGGGAGGCTGAGGAGCAGCGCAAGGCTGCTGAAGAACGGCAGCGCCGCATGGAGCGTATCAAACGCCGAAAGGCACAGGGCTTGCAAGACCGCTATCTCTATGACTACACCTTTGCCAACGACAACGGCGAAAACCCATTGATGGACAAGGCCCGCGCCTATGTGGAGAACTGGAAGGAGGCATATAAGAGCAATATCGGGCTTTTGCTGTTTGGAGATGTGGGAACCGGCAAGTCTTTCTTCGCCGGATGTATTGCCAACGCTTTGCTTGACCAGGATGTGCCGGTGCTGATGACGAACTTTCCCACCATCCTGAACCGTCTGACGGGAATGTTTTCCGAGGACAGGGCCGACTTTATCGCCAGCTTTGACGAGTATGACCTGCTTATCATTGACGATCTGGGAGTAGAGCGCAGTACCGAATATGCTATGGAGCAGATGTTTTTCGTCATCGACAGCCGCTACCGCAGCCGCAGGCCCATGATTATCACAACAAACTTGAAACTGTCCGAGCTGAAAACCCCGCCTGATCTGGCCCACGCCCGTATCTATGACCGTATTCTGGAACGGTGTGCGCCGATTCTTTTTGACGGGAAGAATTTCCGGGAAGAAAATGCCGGTGCTACCCGACAGACAGCAAAAGACATTGTAAACAGTAAGCACGACTGA
- a CDS encoding conjugal transfer protein, with amino-acid sequence MEFFTQAVNVLKILVMAVGAGLGAWGVINLMEGYGNDNPGAKSQGIKQLMAGGGIVLIGLKLIPLLANVLK; translated from the coding sequence ATGGAATTTTTTACACAGGCAGTAAATGTATTAAAGATTTTAGTTATGGCAGTAGGTGCAGGACTTGGAGCATGGGGCGTTATTAACCTGATGGAAGGTTATGGTAATGATAATCCGGGTGCAAAGTCTCAGGGCATTAAGCAGTTAATGGCAGGAGGAGGTATCGTCCTTATTGGATTAAAGCTGATTCCACTTCTTGCAAATGTACTCAAGTAA
- a CDS encoding type II toxin-antitoxin system YafQ family toxin: MKETKYTVKYTTSFKKDYKRAIKRGLKIELLEQVVALLAMGEPLPDKNRDHDLSGDWAGHRECHILPDWLLVYRIEDDVLVLTLARTGTHSDLFGK; the protein is encoded by the coding sequence ATGAAAGAAACCAAATATACCGTCAAGTACACGACCAGTTTCAAAAAGGACTACAAACGAGCCATCAAGCGTGGCTTGAAGATTGAGCTGCTGGAGCAGGTCGTAGCATTGCTGGCAATGGGCGAGCCGCTGCCGGATAAAAACCGCGACCATGACCTGTCCGGCGATTGGGCAGGCCATCGGGAATGTCATATTCTCCCGGACTGGCTGCTTGTCTATCGCATAGAGGATGATGTTCTGGTGCTGACGCTGGCCCGCACCGGCACACACAGCGACTTGTTCGGCAAATAA